The proteins below are encoded in one region of Bacteroides uniformis:
- a CDS encoding glycoside hydrolase family 97 protein translates to MTEKKKLFVLCVALFCFMAVSAQQRMSVSSPDGKLRFSLKVTSESVSYDIDYRKQPLITNSLLGFSFDSGEFGRNLKAGKVQRKKIDETYKLIVGKTSSVRSRCNEMTVPMQEPSDSGRLINLVVRAFDDGIAFRYEFPEQKAWDSYVMYDERTQFNLQGNPMALLMYLPGYVNTHEGVYSHVRYDKVARKRLIEMPATFEFDNGVAVAITEAAIRDYAGMYLMKEKGGLTGKLSPKLGQEKIKVEIDNFPHRTPWRVISVADRVGGLLETNILTSLNEPCRIEDTSWIKPCRTTFTWWNGNVVPDSTFSPGNNFDTNKYYIDFAARNGLDAHGIYGYAETPWYYDDNFNFGWAGPNADVTKPIPCLNMPRIVEYARSKGVGIHLWVHWRPLYDKLEEAFALYEEWGVRGLMVDFMDRNDQEMIRIQEEILECAARHRLFIQFHGSSKPSGLVRTYPNEFTREGTLNYEVCKWDTLVNADHDIAIPFTRMLAGATDYHLGGFRALPRSEFKIQYVNPHVMSTRCHMLAMYVVLENHLTSLCDTPKAYEGQPGFEVLRTVPGTWDEIRVPLARMNEHVTVARRSGSDWWVGSLNNGTERDLKLELDFLSEGDYQATIYTDAEDVERNPNNLDRQVRKVTRKDIIELNLAKDGGALLHIRRL, encoded by the coding sequence ATGACAGAGAAGAAGAAACTTTTTGTTTTGTGTGTTGCACTATTTTGCTTTATGGCTGTTTCTGCACAGCAGAGAATGTCTGTATCGTCTCCTGACGGAAAACTTAGATTTTCTCTGAAAGTGACGTCGGAGAGTGTTTCATATGACATCGACTATAGGAAGCAGCCTCTTATAACAAATTCTTTGCTTGGTTTCAGCTTTGATAGCGGAGAGTTCGGAAGGAATCTTAAAGCAGGAAAGGTGCAGCGTAAAAAGATTGATGAGACATACAAGCTCATTGTCGGCAAGACAAGTAGTGTACGTAGCCGTTGCAATGAAATGACCGTTCCCATGCAGGAACCGTCAGATTCCGGCCGTCTGATAAACCTGGTTGTAAGGGCATTCGATGACGGGATAGCATTCAGATATGAATTTCCGGAACAGAAAGCATGGGATTCATACGTGATGTATGATGAAAGGACACAGTTCAACTTGCAAGGAAACCCGATGGCGTTGCTCATGTACCTGCCCGGGTATGTGAATACACACGAAGGGGTATACAGTCATGTAAGATATGACAAGGTGGCAAGGAAAAGGCTGATAGAGATGCCCGCCACATTCGAGTTCGACAACGGGGTGGCAGTGGCCATAACCGAAGCGGCCATACGGGACTATGCGGGGATGTACCTGATGAAGGAGAAGGGTGGGCTGACTGGAAAGCTCTCGCCAAAACTGGGGCAGGAGAAGATAAAGGTCGAGATAGACAACTTCCCACACCGTACCCCGTGGCGCGTAATCTCCGTTGCAGACCGGGTGGGAGGATTGCTGGAGACGAATATACTAACAAGCCTGAACGAGCCCTGCAGGATTGAAGACACTTCATGGATTAAGCCTTGCCGGACCACGTTCACATGGTGGAACGGGAATGTCGTGCCGGACAGCACGTTCTCTCCGGGGAACAACTTCGATACAAACAAGTACTACATCGATTTTGCAGCACGCAATGGCTTGGATGCACATGGAATCTACGGATATGCGGAGACTCCTTGGTACTATGATGACAACTTCAATTTCGGATGGGCGGGACCCAATGCGGACGTTACAAAACCGATACCGTGCCTGAACATGCCGAGAATTGTGGAATATGCAAGGAGCAAGGGGGTTGGCATACATCTGTGGGTACACTGGAGACCGTTGTACGACAAACTCGAAGAAGCCTTTGCGCTCTATGAGGAATGGGGGGTCAGGGGACTCATGGTGGACTTCATGGACCGCAATGACCAAGAGATGATACGTATCCAAGAAGAGATACTGGAATGTGCGGCAAGACACAGGCTCTTCATACAGTTCCATGGGTCGAGCAAGCCTTCCGGACTGGTAAGGACGTATCCGAATGAATTCACACGGGAGGGGACACTCAACTATGAAGTATGCAAATGGGACACGCTGGTGAATGCGGACCATGACATTGCGATACCCTTCACCAGGATGCTGGCGGGAGCGACGGACTATCACCTGGGAGGGTTCAGGGCACTGCCGCGCTCGGAGTTCAAGATACAGTATGTAAATCCTCATGTAATGAGCACACGCTGCCATATGTTGGCCATGTATGTGGTTTTGGAAAACCATCTCACCTCGTTGTGCGATACGCCAAAGGCTTATGAAGGTCAACCGGGGTTCGAGGTGCTCCGTACCGTGCCGGGAACGTGGGATGAGATAAGAGTTCCGCTGGCAAGGATGAATGAGCATGTCACGGTGGCCCGCAGGAGCGGTTCGGACTGGTGGGTGGGCTCGCTGAACAACGGTACGGAAAGGGATCTGAAATTGGAATTGGACTTCCTTAGTGAGGGGGACTACCAGGCAACGATCTATACCGATGCGGAGGATGTGGAGCGGAATCCAAACAATCTGGACAGACAGGTACGGAAAGTTACAAGGAAGGATATCATTGAACTGAATCTGGCAAAGGATGGAGGAGCGCTATTACATATCAGAAGGTTATAA
- a CDS encoding RagB/SusD family nutrient uptake outer membrane protein — translation MKKYKSIAKAVLLSCTLALTTSCNDFLDKAPDDQLTMEMIFTDKIRTEDWLAGVYSSIPSPMWGYFKAQGYNIMGDDITIPQDWSPYGWSNVYAYTTGNWSPISTWDPYYWVELHKRIRSGLIFLQEAKVLPEKDLKESYVNQMKYEVRFLIAYYYSLMIELYGAIPFTPGVLVSVDAPESEMMTPQRPYAEVVDWIDKELLEVSEHLPAVYPNNTDWGRATSIMALAIRAKTLLFAASPLFNGNPDLKDWKNSEGEFLFDAEAKPERWEKAAKAHLDLIKAAEAAGHKLYYEYNVDGSIDPFMSYYNMSLKRFSEGNKEILFGRPENVDLNYWQAHHLPKGIGGNAAMGVTQELVDAFYMKNGEMPILGYNEDGSPIINPESGYVENGFSTNTEYRTTKWPGGGPSNLANKETGVSPVTEEGTYNMYCNREPRFYVSVIYNGAWLGVDNRRVDFLQGGRDTDMTFDSPQNGYNVRKRISLDVLPRDGKYVYQPGILYRMAEAYLGYAEALNESSPAPTPDVYKYVNLIRERAGIPALKEGLSKEEMRAAIQQERRVEFNCEGIRFHDLRRWKIADKYLGGKLYGMNHDGSEKSDDVNNPKAFYKRTYYKSRTFNKRMYLWPVPQAQMDINPNLRQAPGY, via the coding sequence ATGAAAAAATATAAATCTATAGCAAAAGCTGTCTTATTGTCGTGCACCCTGGCATTGACAACGAGTTGCAACGATTTCTTGGACAAGGCTCCCGACGACCAGCTTACCATGGAGATGATTTTCACGGACAAGATAAGGACTGAGGACTGGTTGGCAGGTGTTTATTCATCCATTCCCAGCCCCATGTGGGGGTATTTCAAGGCACAAGGTTATAACATTATGGGCGATGATATCACTATTCCCCAAGATTGGTCGCCGTATGGATGGAGCAATGTGTATGCCTACACCACCGGAAACTGGAGTCCTATCTCAACATGGGACCCCTATTATTGGGTAGAATTACACAAGCGCATACGTTCCGGCCTTATCTTCTTGCAAGAGGCAAAAGTACTTCCGGAAAAAGACCTGAAGGAATCTTATGTCAACCAGATGAAGTACGAAGTCCGTTTCCTGATAGCCTACTATTACTCTTTGATGATTGAGTTGTATGGTGCCATACCGTTTACTCCCGGTGTGCTTGTTTCCGTCGATGCGCCCGAATCGGAGATGATGACTCCCCAAAGACCCTATGCCGAAGTGGTAGATTGGATTGACAAAGAGCTGCTGGAAGTGTCAGAGCATTTGCCCGCTGTCTATCCCAATAATACCGATTGGGGCAGGGCTACCTCTATCATGGCTTTGGCAATACGTGCCAAAACACTGTTATTTGCCGCAAGTCCATTGTTCAACGGCAATCCGGATCTCAAGGACTGGAAGAATTCGGAAGGAGAATTCCTCTTTGATGCCGAAGCCAAGCCGGAAAGATGGGAAAAGGCTGCCAAAGCTCATCTCGACTTGATAAAGGCAGCCGAAGCGGCCGGACATAAGCTGTACTATGAGTATAATGTGGATGGAAGTATCGACCCCTTCATGTCTTACTACAACATGTCGTTGAAACGCTTCTCAGAAGGCAACAAGGAGATTCTTTTCGGACGCCCCGAAAATGTGGACCTGAACTACTGGCAGGCTCATCATCTGCCGAAAGGTATCGGTGGAAATGCCGCTATGGGTGTTACTCAGGAACTGGTGGACGCTTTTTATATGAAGAACGGTGAAATGCCTATATTGGGATATAACGAGGATGGTTCGCCCATTATCAACCCGGAATCGGGGTATGTGGAAAACGGATTCTCTACCAATACAGAGTATAGAACCACGAAGTGGCCGGGCGGTGGACCTTCGAACCTTGCCAATAAAGAAACCGGTGTAAGCCCGGTAACAGAAGAAGGTACCTACAACATGTATTGCAACCGGGAGCCTCGCTTCTATGTTTCCGTCATCTATAATGGCGCATGGCTGGGAGTTGATAACCGTCGTGTGGACTTCCTTCAAGGAGGCCGTGATACGGATATGACTTTCGACTCTCCGCAGAACGGTTATAATGTCCGTAAGCGAATCTCTTTGGATGTACTTCCCAGAGATGGAAAGTATGTATATCAGCCGGGTATCTTATACAGAATGGCTGAAGCGTATTTGGGCTATGCGGAAGCATTGAACGAGTCTTCGCCAGCTCCCACTCCCGATGTATATAAGTATGTGAACTTGATTCGTGAACGTGCCGGAATTCCCGCTTTGAAGGAAGGGCTGAGTAAGGAAGAAATGCGTGCCGCCATTCAGCAAGAACGTCGGGTAGAGTTCAATTGTGAAGGTATCCGTTTCCATGACCTCCGTCGTTGGAAGATTGCCGACAAATACCTGGGCGGCAAGCTTTATGGTATGAATCATGACGGTTCTGAGAAGAGCGATGATGTGAACAATCCGAAGGCTTTTTATAAGAGAACTTACTACAAGAGCCGTACCTTCAACAAAAGAATGTATTTATGGCCCGTTCCGCAGGCTCAGATGGACATCAACCCCAATTTGAGACAAGCTCCCGGATATTAA
- a CDS encoding Ig-like domain-containing protein, which yields MKSIKFIFSAMTLAFAALTSCSDDNSVDLSNRKFVRIDQSSVYLEIDETATVTASVDDLAGDSYQLKWSVLNSDVATIEGVENNAAVITPVAVGKTVIKVETADGKLCYFSDLTVTKTPKTCYIDFGVIDSPAPFNNYRNPRDPGLVNMLDHRGRPTTFGIEVDKPFSGELARGLNNNLGLPKTASEDMFFSDGIAIPLSGFKVTGLSQGTKYTFSFYGHINDRGTETEFHVIGKNDGVAYLVNDDNFDRTVEIKGIEPNDEGVVYIEMKPGPNNVQWAKFFGVNTMVLSEE from the coding sequence ATGAAATCAATAAAATTCATTTTTAGTGCGATGACATTGGCATTTGCTGCATTGACATCCTGTTCGGATGATAACAGTGTGGACTTGTCCAATCGTAAGTTTGTACGTATTGACCAATCATCGGTTTATTTGGAGATTGACGAAACTGCCACAGTTACCGCTTCTGTTGATGACCTGGCAGGCGATTCCTATCAGTTGAAGTGGAGTGTCCTCAACTCCGATGTGGCTACCATTGAAGGTGTGGAAAATAATGCAGCTGTAATTACACCTGTTGCTGTTGGAAAAACGGTCATCAAGGTAGAAACGGCTGATGGCAAGTTGTGCTACTTTAGCGACTTGACTGTTACCAAGACTCCTAAGACGTGTTACATTGACTTTGGTGTCATTGATTCTCCGGCTCCGTTTAACAACTATAGGAATCCCAGAGACCCCGGATTGGTAAATATGCTCGACCATAGAGGTCGTCCTACTACTTTCGGCATCGAGGTGGACAAACCGTTTTCCGGAGAATTGGCTCGCGGTTTGAATAATAATTTGGGTCTTCCAAAAACAGCTTCTGAGGATATGTTTTTCAGCGACGGTATTGCTATTCCGCTCAGTGGATTTAAGGTGACAGGTCTCTCTCAAGGAACAAAATATACGTTCAGTTTCTATGGTCACATCAATGACCGTGGAACTGAAACCGAGTTCCATGTAATCGGAAAGAACGATGGCGTTGCTTATTTGGTTAATGACGATAATTTCGATAGAACGGTAGAGATTAAGGGTATTGAGCCTAATGACGAAGGTGTTGTTTATATCGAAATGAAACCGGGCCCGAACAATGTACAATGGGCCAAATTCTTTGGCGTAAATACCATGGTACTTTCAGAAGAGTAG
- a CDS encoding glycoside hydrolase family 172 protein produces the protein MRRITKFSLLLSLVLGLYFPTVFAQSNMTNEMFDLAKLKSGVKNKRISSTDPTGGNRDHLEPFKPGEKRIIADIKGMGVINHIWVTIAPPPPTLSRNDIIIRMYWDGNDYPSVESPIGPFFGQGWDERYNYASLPLSAGPENGTGLSCYFAMPFEKGARIEIENQSDRNIDAFYFYVDYLEMAKLPKDMGRFHAWYNHNLTEALPEGETEWGVTGAQKPNTTGERNYVFMETQGKGHFVGINYYVHCPTPMWYGEGDDMWFIDGEKVPSLIGTGTEDFFNTAWCPKEAFSHPYFGYPRVNNDIGWLGRTHVYRFFIEDPIFFEKSLKGTIEHGSNNNLTLDLSTVAYWYQDSAVALPEAPTKAQRAPKPFINHVDIHRWRDAWRKSKGNKATLWGNE, from the coding sequence ATGAGAAGAATTACAAAATTCAGTTTGTTACTCTCCCTTGTTCTGGGATTGTACTTTCCTACTGTTTTTGCACAGTCGAACATGACGAACGAAATGTTTGACTTGGCAAAGTTGAAGTCGGGTGTAAAAAACAAAAGAATCTCCAGTACAGATCCTACCGGAGGTAACAGAGATCACTTGGAGCCCTTCAAACCAGGTGAGAAACGCATCATTGCAGACATCAAGGGAATGGGAGTCATCAACCACATTTGGGTGACGATTGCGCCTCCACCTCCCACTTTGAGCAGAAACGACATTATCATTCGCATGTATTGGGACGGCAACGATTATCCTTCGGTAGAGTCTCCCATCGGCCCTTTCTTCGGACAAGGCTGGGATGAGAGATACAACTACGCATCCTTGCCTCTTTCGGCCGGTCCTGAAAACGGTACCGGTCTGTCGTGCTATTTCGCTATGCCTTTCGAGAAGGGCGCACGCATTGAAATTGAGAACCAGAGCGACCGCAACATAGATGCTTTCTACTTCTACGTGGATTATCTGGAGATGGCGAAGCTTCCCAAGGACATGGGCCGCTTTCATGCCTGGTATAACCACAACCTGACTGAAGCACTTCCCGAAGGCGAGACGGAGTGGGGAGTTACCGGTGCCCAGAAGCCGAACACCACCGGCGAACGCAACTATGTGTTCATGGAAACCCAAGGCAAGGGACACTTTGTAGGTATCAATTACTATGTGCATTGTCCCACTCCCATGTGGTATGGCGAAGGTGACGACATGTGGTTCATTGATGGAGAAAAGGTTCCCTCGCTGATAGGTACAGGTACGGAAGACTTCTTCAATACGGCCTGGTGTCCTAAAGAAGCCTTCTCGCATCCTTACTTCGGTTATCCCCGTGTGAACAATGATATAGGCTGGCTGGGTCGTACCCACGTTTACCGATTCTTCATTGAAGATCCCATTTTCTTTGAAAAGAGCCTGAAGGGAACCATCGAACATGGCTCCAACAACAACTTGACGTTGGATTTGTCTACCGTGGCTTATTGGTACCAAGATTCGGCTGTGGCTCTTCCCGAAGCTCCTACAAAGGCACAGCGTGCTCCGAAACCTTTCATCAACCATGTTGATATACATCGTTGGCGGGATGCCTGGCGTAAGTCCAAGGGTAACAAAGCCACTCTGTGGGGCAACGAGTAA
- a CDS encoding glycoside hydrolase family 125 protein, whose product MNRRNFIKRVGLLGAGYALNKNLMFANSGVASTATSFSSFPTVRKPISERNFKSPAIEKAITTFKQKVKNEELGWLFGNCFPNTLDTTVFYSEKDGRPDTYVITGDIDAMWLRDSSAQVYPYLDFMSEDKNLQRLIIGVINKQTSFILKDPYANAFYDDDTKYTRWNSDHTEMKPGIHERKYELDSLCYPIRLAYGYWKKTNDASPFDAQWKKAIETVLRVCKEQQRKHGNGPYSFRRTSEWAIDAVPMGGVGYKVNPVGLICSTFRPSDDATIFPFLVPSNFFAVASLRQASEMVQKITKDNVLADELLALSKEVYNALQTYAVVNHPKFGKIYAFEIDGFGSAYLSDDANVPNLLALPYLGGVDSDDAIYANTRRFVWSEYNPYFFKGSYFEGIGGHHIGTDMIWPMSLIMKALTAQDDKELQQCIQMLQKTHAGTGFMHESFHKDDPKKFTRSWFAWANTLFGELLWKTFNEKPYLLEY is encoded by the coding sequence ATGAACAGAAGAAATTTTATAAAGAGAGTGGGCCTTTTGGGGGCAGGATATGCGCTGAATAAAAACTTGATGTTTGCGAATTCAGGCGTAGCTTCGACAGCTACCTCTTTTTCGTCGTTTCCAACAGTAAGGAAGCCTATATCGGAAAGGAACTTCAAAAGTCCTGCCATTGAAAAGGCCATTACTACTTTTAAACAGAAGGTCAAGAATGAAGAACTGGGCTGGCTGTTTGGGAATTGTTTTCCGAATACGTTGGACACAACCGTTTTTTATTCAGAAAAGGATGGCCGACCGGATACATATGTGATTACCGGTGATATTGATGCCATGTGGTTAAGGGATAGTTCTGCCCAAGTATATCCGTATTTGGATTTCATGTCTGAAGATAAAAACCTGCAAAGACTGATAATTGGCGTTATCAATAAGCAGACCTCCTTTATATTGAAGGATCCGTATGCCAATGCCTTTTATGATGATGATACGAAGTATACAAGATGGAACAGCGATCATACGGAGATGAAACCGGGTATTCATGAGCGTAAATACGAGTTGGATTCGCTTTGCTATCCCATTCGCCTGGCATATGGATACTGGAAAAAGACAAATGATGCTTCTCCTTTCGATGCGCAATGGAAGAAGGCGATAGAAACCGTTTTAAGGGTCTGCAAGGAACAGCAGAGAAAACATGGTAACGGGCCTTATAGCTTTCGCAGAACTTCGGAATGGGCTATAGATGCTGTTCCTATGGGTGGAGTGGGCTATAAAGTAAATCCGGTCGGATTGATTTGCTCTACTTTCAGGCCTAGTGATGATGCCACTATCTTTCCTTTTCTCGTCCCGTCCAATTTCTTTGCGGTGGCCAGTTTGAGGCAGGCTTCCGAAATGGTTCAAAAGATAACCAAAGACAATGTACTGGCTGATGAACTGTTGGCGTTGAGTAAAGAAGTTTATAATGCTTTGCAGACTTATGCCGTGGTGAATCATCCGAAGTTCGGTAAAATCTATGCTTTTGAAATAGATGGCTTTGGATCGGCTTATCTTAGTGATGATGCCAACGTCCCTAATCTGCTGGCGTTACCCTATCTGGGTGGTGTTGATAGTGATGATGCAATTTATGCCAATACCAGAAGATTCGTGTGGTCGGAATACAATCCTTATTTCTTTAAAGGTTCTTATTTTGAAGGGATAGGAGGACATCATATTGGTACGGACATGATATGGCCGATGAGCCTGATAATGAAAGCCCTGACTGCTCAAGACGATAAAGAGTTACAGCAATGTATCCAGATGCTCCAGAAAACGCATGCCGGTACCGGGTTCATGCACGAGTCATTCCACAAGGATGACCCCAAGAAATTCACAAGGAGCTGGTTTGCATGGGCCAATACATTGTTTGGAGAATTGCTGTGGAAAACATTCAATGAGAAACCATATTTATTGGAATATTAA
- a CDS encoding SusC/RagA family TonB-linked outer membrane protein gives MKNIPKKQFAGWMLMLLLCISISAFAQSPKKVTGRVMDAQGELLIGVNVTEAADPSNGVVTDINGTYTITLKGNKPSLKFSYIGFKDKVVAVGSKGVLDVALEEDVAALDEVVVVGFGTQKKASVVGSITNIEPAKLAAAPSRSLSNNLAGMVPGVIAVQRSGDPWFNNSDFWIRGISSFTGNTNPLVLVDGVERSLHDIDPEEIASFSVLKDAAASAVYGVRGANGVVMIETKRGKIGKPQVNVRFEHSFTQPIKIPDYIGSVKYLELINEMYAEQGRNPFVSEATLLNYKNQTDPELYPDVNWWDVISKDHADNTKANVSVNGGTDILRYALVAGYYNENGIIERDKNQEWDSSLKVSRYTVRSNVDVNVTPTTLFRANVGVFLQTRNAPPGDTETNQGIFYQAMRVPPYVHPAIYADGRIPRVMYKENPWAWATQRGYEKLNHNKIESLVSLEQDLKFVTPGLKFKGTFSFDKFSATSVTRSKNPYYYNPATARDAEGNIITDVQTTGQEFLGYAKGAEWGDQSIYLEGMFSYNRIFGKVHDVNAMFLYNQKEYDNGDALPYRTQGIAGRFSYTYDSRYVAELNFGYNGSENFAKGKRFGFFPAVALGWIVSSEKFMEPVSDVISNLKLRATWGKAGNSNIGGNRRFAYISTIVNTGSYRWGTDAEIYRLGRSEGEIGVNNLTWETVTKMNAGIDLGLWNGSVNLVVDVFKEKRDDIFMQRKNVPGSAGFNRPVWANYGKVENQGFDVSLNVNHKFNSDWAISAMANYTYAHNKVVEIDEPAAILGTYRSQTGKPIGQLFGLIAERLFTEDDFDENGMLKEGIPAQKFSDMSNLRPGDIKYKDLNGDGEVTAVDKTAIGGTRIPEIVYGFGATVSYKSFDLGVFFQGTGKTYQLLGGETWLPGSSLGAGNIYSNIDDRWTPENPRQDVFWPRMGDKAVANNEQASTWWLRDMSFLRLKNLELGYTLPQRWTTKIGIRGCRLFARGTNLLTFSNFKLWDPELETTDGLRYPQMKSVSVGFSINFNN, from the coding sequence ATGAAGAATATTCCCAAAAAGCAATTTGCGGGCTGGATGCTGATGCTACTGTTGTGCATCAGTATCTCGGCATTTGCCCAGTCGCCTAAGAAGGTGACCGGACGTGTGATGGATGCACAAGGTGAGTTACTCATCGGTGTGAATGTGACGGAGGCGGCAGACCCTTCTAATGGTGTGGTGACGGACATCAACGGTACGTATACGATTACGTTGAAAGGTAATAAGCCGTCATTAAAATTCTCTTATATTGGCTTTAAGGATAAAGTGGTAGCGGTAGGCTCCAAAGGAGTGCTTGATGTAGCTTTGGAAGAAGATGTGGCAGCCCTTGACGAAGTGGTGGTAGTGGGCTTCGGAACGCAGAAGAAAGCTTCTGTGGTCGGCTCCATTACCAATATAGAGCCGGCCAAACTTGCCGCGGCTCCCAGCCGTTCGCTTAGTAACAACTTGGCGGGTATGGTTCCCGGTGTGATTGCGGTTCAGCGTAGCGGTGACCCTTGGTTCAATAACTCCGACTTCTGGATTCGTGGTATCAGTAGCTTTACTGGCAATACCAATCCGCTGGTATTGGTGGACGGCGTCGAGCGTTCGCTCCACGACATCGACCCTGAAGAAATCGCCTCCTTTTCCGTGTTGAAGGATGCTGCCGCCAGTGCCGTCTATGGTGTGCGCGGTGCCAATGGTGTAGTGATGATTGAGACCAAGCGCGGCAAGATTGGAAAGCCGCAGGTGAACGTCCGCTTCGAACACTCCTTTACGCAACCCATCAAGATACCCGACTACATCGGCAGTGTGAAGTATCTGGAACTGATTAACGAAATGTATGCCGAGCAGGGTAGAAACCCGTTTGTAAGCGAAGCCACCCTGCTGAACTACAAGAACCAGACCGACCCGGAACTCTATCCCGATGTGAATTGGTGGGATGTTATCTCCAAAGACCATGCAGACAACACAAAGGCGAACGTTAGTGTCAACGGTGGTACGGACATTCTTCGTTATGCGTTGGTGGCAGGATATTACAATGAGAACGGTATCATTGAACGCGACAAAAACCAGGAGTGGGACTCTTCCCTGAAGGTGAGCCGATATACGGTGCGTTCCAATGTAGATGTGAATGTGACTCCCACCACTTTGTTCCGCGCCAATGTGGGCGTATTCCTGCAAACTCGTAACGCTCCTCCGGGAGACACGGAAACCAACCAGGGCATTTTCTATCAAGCCATGCGTGTACCTCCCTACGTGCATCCGGCTATCTATGCCGATGGGCGCATTCCACGTGTGATGTACAAGGAGAACCCTTGGGCGTGGGCCACGCAGCGTGGATACGAAAAACTAAATCATAATAAGATTGAATCCTTAGTATCGTTGGAACAAGATTTGAAGTTCGTTACACCGGGATTGAAGTTCAAAGGAACCTTCTCTTTCGACAAGTTCTCGGCAACTTCCGTAACACGTTCCAAGAACCCCTATTACTACAATCCCGCCACCGCACGCGATGCAGAGGGCAACATCATCACTGATGTGCAGACCACCGGACAAGAGTTCCTGGGCTATGCAAAAGGAGCTGAATGGGGCGATCAGTCCATCTATCTGGAAGGAATGTTCTCGTACAACCGCATTTTCGGCAAAGTGCACGATGTGAACGCCATGTTCCTCTACAACCAGAAGGAGTATGACAATGGTGATGCGCTTCCCTATCGTACCCAAGGCATAGCCGGAAGATTCTCTTATACTTACGACAGCCGCTATGTTGCCGAGCTGAACTTCGGTTACAACGGCTCCGAGAACTTTGCCAAAGGCAAGCGCTTCGGCTTCTTCCCCGCCGTGGCGTTGGGATGGATTGTATCTTCCGAGAAATTCATGGAGCCGGTTTCCGATGTCATCTCCAACTTGAAGCTGAGAGCTACTTGGGGTAAGGCCGGTAACAGTAACATTGGTGGTAACAGACGTTTCGCCTATATTTCTACCATTGTCAATACCGGTTCGTACAGATGGGGTACAGATGCGGAAATCTATCGCCTTGGACGTTCGGAAGGCGAAATCGGTGTGAACAACTTGACATGGGAAACCGTGACCAAGATGAATGCCGGTATCGACTTAGGTCTATGGAATGGTAGCGTGAACCTCGTAGTGGATGTGTTCAAGGAAAAGCGCGATGACATCTTCATGCAGCGTAAGAATGTGCCTGGTTCTGCCGGATTCAACCGCCCTGTTTGGGCCAATTATGGCAAGGTCGAGAATCAGGGATTTGATGTGTCTTTGAATGTCAACCATAAGTTCAATAGCGATTGGGCCATTTCCGCTATGGCAAACTATACCTACGCACACAATAAGGTTGTGGAAATAGACGAACCTGCCGCCATCTTGGGTACATACCGTTCGCAAACCGGTAAGCCTATAGGGCAATTGTTTGGCTTGATAGCCGAAAGGCTCTTTACGGAAGATGATTTCGATGAAAACGGTATGCTTAAGGAAGGAATTCCGGCACAGAAGTTCAGTGATATGAGTAACCTACGTCCCGGTGACATTAAATACAAAGATTTGAACGGGGATGGTGAAGTGACCGCAGTAGATAAAACAGCCATTGGTGGTACACGTATTCCCGAGATTGTCTATGGTTTTGGAGCTACAGTAAGCTATAAGTCGTTCGATTTGGGAGTATTCTTCCAAGGAACAGGTAAAACCTACCAGCTCTTGGGCGGAGAGACCTGGTTGCCGGGTTCTTCCTTAGGTGCTGGTAACATCTATTCGAACATTGACGACCGTTGGACACCCGAAAATCCGAGGCAAGATGTATTCTGGCCCCGTATGGGAGACAAGGCTGTGGCAAACAATGAACAAGCTTCCACATGGTGGTTGCGTGACATGAGTTTCCTGCGCTTGAAGAATCTGGAACTTGGATATACCCTTCCGCAACGTTGGACTACCAAAATTGGCATCCGCGGCTGCCGTTTGTTTGCAAGAGGAACCAATCTGCTGACGTTCTCCAACTTCAAGCTTTGGGACCCCGAACTGGAAACTACCGATGGATTGAGATACCCACAGATGAAATCTGTATCAGTGGGTTTTAGCATCAATTTCAACAATTAA